The Panicum virgatum strain AP13 chromosome 3N, P.virgatum_v5, whole genome shotgun sequence genome includes the window CAAAATTTTTTAGCACCTTTTCCAACATTAATTacaagtattaaacatagatcgattataaaactaattacacaaatGGGCGggaaatcgtgagacgaatctattaagctcAATTAATCGgtcattagagattgtttactgTACCACGACATtatctaatcattgcataattatgttcattagattcgtctcgcgatttcaccagggttatggaatgggttttgtcagttatccacatttagtactcctaattagtggtcaaatgttCGAAGTTATTGTAAcgtgtgaaaatttttgggaactaaacggggcctttgTCATTTGTCAAGTTGAGGCAGTGCTaacttttgatggttcaaaagAAAATACCTAGCCTAGATCATGTGTCAGTTGTCATTATCAACGAGAGGTAAGCAAAGGACTAAGAAGTAAGGCCTGTTTGGCACGGCTCACGCCGGCTCCGGCTTCAGCACTGTAGCGCTACTGTAGCGCGGAGCCGGGTGAGCCACCAAACCTTGCTTAGGCGGCTTCAGTGAACAGCACGCATGTCAGCGAGAGAGGAGCGCGGAGGTGCTTCGGTGAACAGTAGAGCTACAGTGTTTGTGCAGTGAAGCCGGAGCCGTCGTGAGCCGTGCCAAACGGGGCCTAAGAACACGACTACTCATCAagtgaaaattcaaaattgtgTGGTAGAAGTGAACCGAAGCATGGACTTGTACTCTTGCAGAGTACTCCTAGCCCTCAAGAGAGAAGCAGCTGCTGCTAACCACCGCATGGTTCCCAAGCAAATACTCCCGGGGAACATGGCCACATAAGTTTTCAGCTGGGAGCTGCCTCATCATTAGCACGAGACAAAGCACAGACGGGTCCAGCTCAGCCCCGAGCCATCTCGCTCAGACCGTGACATGACATGCAATAGTATCTTATATGAAACCCTATCGTACGGATGCAGAGCGCCATACCGCGAGGAAGAAAAGAGGAGAGGCACACACGCCACATACATACGTATATTCTCCCCCATGCAGTACAGAGCTAATAACAGCACATCAAGTgtagtaatatatatatatatatatatatatatatatatatatatatatatatatatatatatatatatatataagctcGCGTGTGTCCAGGTCACGTCCAGCGATCCCTCTGCGTGCGCGCGGAAACCTTGATTTGTCAGGTAGCGACGCCGCATGTCGAGTTTCACTTTACGTGCGCCAGCCACAGGATCAGAACCTTTTTTTTTAAGGACACAGGACCAGAACCTGATGCTtaatgagtttttttttcaaaaaaaaaccgaAAGCGTAATGAGCATGAGCTGCGCGGGACCGTTTGATCTATCACCATCCTGGTCCGTGCCTCCGTGGCACTGCTGGATCCAAGCACGCTCGGCCCACAGCCACCGCGATCCGCCGAGAAAACGAGGCACAATCTGCCACCACCCACCGGCCCCAAAACACCCCAAAACGAGCCGAAACACGGCCGTTTCGCTCGTTTTCGGGCCCTTTTCCCCGGGTCCTCGTCacctcgatcgatcgatctcccTGGCACGCCCCCCGCTGGGCGTGCGCCCGACTAGCCCAACCGACCGCGCGGCACCGACCACCCGGCACGGAGCCAAAGGGAGacccaacaagaaagtcattttttattttttttatttttatttccgttttttataaaaaatatattttcgatatggaaatttatagaaatataccccggccgccccactgccgggcggccgggacctggccgcccggctgccgggcggtaggggctaatctgaaaaaaaaagaggaaaacaaATTGCGGACAGGTCCCTGGGAACTAGCCGcccagcagcggggcggccggcatttttttttgcaatttagccTTTTTTGCGAAATAATTTCACATATGTGCCATTTTTctaactttttgcagaaatagaccctGGGGGTGGGCGCTGTAATATgtggcgccgagataacacgtcttggcgccacagatcacggcgccgaggtgccacgcacgcacaagcaatctagtgaatcttcgaacttgcctttaatattttcggacattttcaggagactagaatactgtgaaccacacatcaaatataacggtaagaattaagaactaaaaactgcatTACACAATATAAACCATAGAAATTAgatcataatacaacgttaatgaaacacacattgCAGTGGCATGgtagaacccgttgcaactacggtaaacagattctgaactaagctaacatgccttaggtaatttagaaaaacacaacaaacacaatgatgcagcatgtGACTAGCAataggtagtcctagtagccgtacccccacgtagcaaactgcgttgatccttctccgcagtatccacccattgcaggtgatgcaggcggtggtgccggaggggcatgtcccttcttcttgtgacaagggcagttgcagtaaggaatagtgcatggttcatcctgtgaagcggcagcattgctggtatcatcatcttcgtcgtctttgttaccctcgctcaattCCTCGTAATGGTTTACCTTGCATTCCatatcaaagatctttatctggaggtactcgatgaactcctgaactgaatcaattggtgcaggatcgacccatctggtaaaaccacagttttctggagcatctgaagactgcaaaataaattttatgtAAGGTATCTCaacgaagataaagaaataaaacaaccgagtattacccatgcgtgtgggcatttgaagaaacgccgactgccatccatcccgtcggtgcacatctacactaagcagtcctcactaTGTCTGTATTTTGgtcacggttctctacggttatcgtattgtcgtagaggagtttcattggtaaaatcactcttgtgctgtggcggaaactcaaacactggttccggaaaggaattaggtccaagaggcccctcccatattatggggtctccttttcttccccttttcctttcccaaaaccgtagtaattcttcccgctagacccacctccagacattgggtatacaatgagcttcgGTGTTTGAGTgttgctgggagttcacaaacttcggaatatttataggcgcacaaaggtctgatacccggagtgtggagtgtaaatggacctgaaaagcctacatgacaacacagtgaagaggctaactgaccgaacactgaaaaggctagattcaattatcgaactgactactcgatgcatctctgtgcatgcagagcatctaagtgcatgcagactcacagcactgcatcactgccgctcggtcgatcgtgcctagatgccgccttccccactacacgccacagaccttcgctgtaaaatgacagttccgtcgtcctcgcccgagagactgctttgaatgtGAGCTGgggtggttgccgtgttgtcacatcattttgaaatggtgaaagggcactactattgggctgtcgtcttttgtcacgtttgtctgggcaaacaatgcgacatatgcgaaacccgtgatcgtcgtgctgagcagtggcaacctgtgatctcgtactcgcagatagatacactatggtccctattttgagctatacgagcgtggcacgaagtttactctgtatgcggtagtcgtcatcatcatcggcgggatctcggccgctaactcctcccgcaactaacttgtccttcattaaatcacgaaaaaaattcgcaagagattcccttatttcacgagcattatggaacccacaaaaaCATAACAAGTTGACATCAATAATATCtgtagaaacaaatgacaagtaaactaccacaatcataaacaatcATAATCCGAACAGTCGAAACAGTCCATAATGCCGCTGGAGAAACAAGTGGAAACAACTAACGACCCCTACCATTCCGACCTCTCTTACgttgtgcgtgtacgtgatctgtagGGTAGCTATGACGTTCCGGTGGCCCCACGTTTCTGGCAGGAAGGCGTAACtgagccagaggtgtatgcaagCTGGGATCATCGTCCTGGGCAGGCGTAGCAAACAACCGTGTAAACTCGTCCAAGGAGGCCGCGGTGTTGTCTTCAGACCACCCTacagatcacaaaaaaaattaagtaaCATTCAAAAGGTGAATGCAAATCCGTACAAATTATTGTACGTACCCTGtgttggaggaggtggtggtggtggataggaagaaggtccttcatatcctcctggtgacggcatagggtgatacgaagacggccccgctccggtgaactgttgtgatcctgagtataaataataacgtatgagccttcgaccataaaatataagcaaataaaattatgcaccacataTTTACCTAAAGTCCCTCTAGCATGTGGCATAGAGGTAAACTGGGTCccatgaaatggagccccttgcgaggcacctggccctccatagggctgagaaccggggtacccgtaccctgtgtggagtcgtatttaaataatgcatataaacatacggatcggtaaatatcacaccatacCTTCTACCTGTCGATGGTATAAGGGAGGCTGCTGCCATGCGGGACCACAAGGAACCGACGTCGACGCTTGCGACGATCCGTAGGAATCCTCGTACTCCGTCCGCGTACCAAAGGCCTGAAGCATACCTCGGGCTCTATCACGTTGAGTggtccaggcctcgagttgtgccggcacgctcatcgtagacccgccatgaaacctcattacattcagtgagcaatccaATTCAAGCAGCCTGCATGCCTCGaactgcaacaaaaaaaacttagtatacaaatattaaaagatcgaaaatgccgtcaacatttactcaccgccccagctaatgcctcatccctgtgtcgtgcataccgatcctgcgaagtcgcaacatgcggctgtggatgcatgtcaacatacgtcaaacggcaacgagtcttcgggtcgtaccaggtcaggtacgcccgaaacgaaggctcagtgtgtggaccagtatcctcagccaactgctcgtctgcatcatcccacgcagccacccatggttgtaatctagtgacccacattgtcgagaaaggatgcctagcccttgataaactgcacgttaaatagaaattagtttcacgttattagtacatgggtgctcatacatttttgttacctatgatcatggcgctgaacacgatccaacgctgaagacacagggaaagactggcgtcgaccgaactgcctcatgactctatccgggcagtgggcctcaactgcaacgtcgtacaccaaagctgcagtagtcatccataggacctggtcctgtgtgcacaccgaagatatccccagcggtgcacgtgcggctataaccgaaggactgtatggctcccacacaatgtcttctggggtcaatcgatcaaattcggcaacaaactcaggataagaccgccgggtctgtacatgcgcccatgttttctgcaaaaataaaaattatgtgtctATAAAAAATGTATTGAGGGAACAATGTATGACCATAGTATGcatagaatataaatttttatcgggtccatacctgtcgagagtaccagagagtccccatggtgggtctgtcgtcctccatgtcaccgtacatatccggcgtgtacggtgactggtcaatcatgggacgaccaatcgcaatcctctcgtaagaccaaagctgtagcagaattgggcacCCCGTTAGGACAGCATTCATATCATTCTGCCGTGATGCCTTGTAGAGTCcacgatatgtgcatgcaagagcCGCAGAATcccaactatataagggtatgacatcctcatctgcatcggcgatctcctgtgcgtatggcagaagcaccctatccacacagtgcccgtgtgagttgttgaacaggATGTACCCAAATAACCACAGCAGGTATGCCTTGAGTGATCTAGTCACGCTGTAGTCATCAGCATGGGCTGCCAACAGATCCGGCTGCAATGAAGtacgaacattgagaataagaaacacatgagttatttcaaagccataaaatATATCAACACATCGTTTTGTACGAAATTATACCTGAAATTGTAGGAGCCATGACTTAGAAGGGcctttcgactgtgggtgctcattgaaatcttcaggatcaatcgtggtggcaacacctgcaaaacGTTCCTCAAGATCCTCCAGCCACGTAGAAGGTACCACGCTGGGCCCGACAGCGTCTCCGGTGATAGGAAGACCAAGCAtcatcgcaacgtcctgcagggtcggtgccatctccccacaagggaggtggaacgtgtgtgtctcaggtctccatctgtcaacgagagctgaaagtagagacctgtctagcttcaccaaagcactctcagcaagacgagccactgtgagaagacctgcctcgctcagcctgcatcatacagtgctcaaatgttaatacattatataacgaaatgtataacggataaaaacagaaatatacaacatatcacctggggacccatcgtgggtctacagcaaccaactctgcaggtggacgtggacgcagcacgtttagtttttggtgctgaaccttcgcaaggaaggaccggtgacccgagtctattgttgggtccagcaacgcaggagtaaccccggccatacctaccacgtaagatcaaaacaatacaatacaatcacacacatgtaaatatttctaatatttccttatatttcctaaataatttataagattttctaaccattaataataatttctaatattttgtaacattttagaaattttctaatattatcttgcaatttttaagattaattaattagattgctaatgtactatatcaacgctaatcactataattaactacacctaaatgtaccactaatcagtcctaataataattaaaatgattgctaatctactgtttcaacaaaatagtttctataattttttataattttctaacattctctacaattttctaacattctctacaattttctataattttctacaattttctaacattttctacaattttctaatattatcttgtattttctaatacttctctaacaattttctaatattttctaatactaaatctaacacttaatgtactatatcaacactaatcactataagtaaatgcacctaaatgtatcattaatcactcctaacaataattgaactgattgataatctactgtttcaaaaaaGTAATTACAACattatctatttataaaatgtggAAAACTTTAGTTACCTAAAGTtgccggcttgaaaatccgacagggcttcgccgctttgcctctccctcacccctcatctctctccctccctctattttcttttttctagatttttttagcaaggcaaatgaggggggagAGGCAGCCAACACCCTTATATAGggtgggggccggccgccctccagccgggcggccggttcCCAGGGACCTGTCCGCAATTTGTTTTTTTACAGATTAGCCCCTgccgccgggcggccaggtcccggaaCGGCGGCGGgtatatttttgtaaattttcatatcgaaaatatatttttttttgtaaaaaacggaaataaaaaatataaaaataaaaaaacgcccAGCAAGAAAGCGGTGGGAGCTGagaaaacaggaaaaaaaaaaaccaaactCGCATCCGCACCCGCGTCCGCGTGCTCAGCTCCGCCCTTCCCATCCGGCAcccgctccctctcctctcctgcaCCACccgttcccgccgccgccgccggcccaagTGAGGGACCAGGCAGGCAGCCCGCCCCCGTGCCGCCGAAGCCGCGGAGCAGCGCGCGATTCCGGGGGCCGACCGTCCGTCCCAGGCGGCGATGGCGTACCGGGCGGAGGACGACTACGACTACCTCTTCAAGGTGGTGCTCATCGGGGACTCCGGCGTCGGCAAGTCCAACCTGCTCTCCCGCTTCACGCGCAACGAGTTCAGCCTCGAGTCCAAGTCCACCATCGGGGTCGAGTTCGCCACCCGCAGCATCCACGTCGAGGACAAGGTCGTCAAGGCCCAGATCTGGGACACCGCCGGCCAGGAAAGGTACGCGCCCCAGATCCGTCTGAGCTCTCTGAGGCTCGTCGATCCCCTTCCTCCTGTCTGATCTCCGATTGGTCCGTTCGTTAGCGATTGGTTGGTCTGCGTCGTATGGATCTCTGCAGCTTAACTTGGTCGGTGACCCCTTAATTGCTCTGCTACACATGGACGCAGCAGAACTGCTTTTGAAACAAAAGTGGAAAGAATTTGCACTTAATTCGTATCTACCGTGACTGCACGTACCATTTCGCAATCAATCACATTCGTAGCAGCCAGAATATGCAGATTACGCAGGGGCATGAGCTGATACGGGGTGGTTTCTTAGATAATGAAACTATGGACCTACAAATAGAGGATAGATCTCATAACCATAGACCATACCTGTGCTGAACAGTTAGATTGACAGTGGCATTCATTTCCTGTGTTTCGTATAGGAGTACCATTAGAAATGTGGCTTTTGCCATTCAAACATTTCctgcacatcaactcacagTAACTTGCCGTTGCTTCTGTAGGTACCGAGCTATCACAAGTGCATACTACCGTGGAGCAGTAGGGGCACTAGTTGTCTATGACGTGACACGCCATGTCACCTTTGAGAACGTGGAGAGGTGGATGAGGGAGCTCAAGGACCACACGGACGCCAACATCGTGATCATGCTCGTCGGGAACAAGGCGGACCTGCGCCACCTTAGGGCTGTCTCGACGGAGGATGCAAAGGCCTTCGCCGAGAGAGAGAATGCCTTCTTCATGGAGACGTCAGCCCTGGAGGCGATGAATGTGGAGGATGCCTTCACCGAGGTGCTCACACAGATCTACCGCGTGGTAAGCAAGAAGGCTCTTGACATCGGCGATGACCCTGCAGCGCCTCCCAAGGGCCAGACCATCAATGTTGGCGGCAAGGATGATGTGTCGGCGGTGAAGAAGTCTGCTTGTTGTTCGTCTTAGCTTGGAAGGATAGAACATGTACTTGGGTTGGTCAATACATTTTGCAGTAGCGGGCACAGGAAGTTATGGCAGTGATGGTCCTCAATCTGTATTCTTGTGTTAACAGGTGCCTCGTGTTCATTTGCCATTTGATACATTAATTCATTCAGGACTTTCAGATTGCTGGTATAGTTTAGGGATATGAAGGTGTGCGGCTATCAGATTTTTTCATATAGGCCTTCTGTATACCATCCTTTTTCGCTTCAGCATGCTATTTACTTTGCTAGACTATTACCATCGTGAAAATTGACACCCTACTCCGTAGCAGCTAGCAGTTCCAAGGGTACTCATTGGATTCTATTGATATGCTACTACATGGAAATTGGCATGGCAAATGTTACCGTTGAAATTGTGGCTATTCTTGTATGTCATCAGCAGCAGGAAATGCAGGGATCTACGAACTGGTGGTAACTTACCAGGCTGTGTGACCTGCTAACGTTACTTTCGCAGTTCAAGCTTGGAACTGACAAAAACCACCATGATTACTGCAGGTGCGGCACCAGAaattaacaccggaggagaacgTACGTCTACTGACAGACTTAAATCTTATACCTTTAGCGAAATGCTCCACAAGCGAggaaggcttggtttctttcaatTCCAGAATGTACAGAACTAAAGGTTCTTGTGCTTCTCTTtcgaagaagaaaaagataaatACAATGTACAATGGAAAGGAAGGGAGCATCTAGCAAGGCCATCATGGGAGCTTCACACTCCATGGGGCCGTTAAACACCTAAAGAATATCCTACAAAATGTCTGTACAGTTTTCGGAAACCTCAGTTTATGTCCACAGTGAAGGGGCAGTAAATACAAGCAACCGTGTCTATATACAAAGCCGAGCTAATTTTGCTCGCTGTAAATAACCAATAATGTTATCGACGATGGTCATCCATTCCTACTATCTGATGACAACGCTGTTGTCTTGCAGATGGGGCACAGGTTCTTCATCACCAACCATTGCTTTATGCACGTCGCATGGTACTTGTGGCCGCATTCAAGGGTTCCTATAAGTTCTTCAGCTTCATACTCTTCCTGCAAAACAAGGACCAAATTATCCCTGACAACAAGAAAGCATGCATATGGTTACCTTGAGCAAATGTCAAACATGATAGGTTCACTGCTATGAGTAAACTAATACTTCTAAAACTCATAGGTACAAGTTATTATCTTTTACTACCATAATGTGCAACGGTGGAATCTGTCATGTAACAGATTGCTCGTTAATGATCTACAAAGTCAACAAATTATAATTTAGCAGTGAGCATGGCCAGAGGTTGACCTGGCATATTATGCAAGCATCATTCTCCAAAGAGGGCTCAGAAAACTGATCACACACTCCAGCTGCTCCTGGAACATAGAAAGTTGACCTCAAGTTCTCTTGGATGTAACTTTCTGTCAAACCAGTATTGACATTGCCTATCTGCTCTTCCAATGCTACAAGCTCCTGCAGAGTATGCGAAGGAAAATAATACGATGAGATACATACATTCTCAGAAAAGAAGGCGCACAAGGAATTCACAAGTCCAAATGAGAGACATACTTCATAAGTCATGTTATCCACATCCAGACGCAATTCTCGATGTTCATCAATAACATGTCCTGCTTCATGAATCCTTGATCGATCCAGCATGGTAGCATTCTGCACAGATGCATCAATTAATTGAAATAGCTGTATGAAATTTGAATCATTCACAGGGAACATGCTTAATTATGCAGCCATTGCAGACAGGTACCATCGAGGCACTGATAACATTTGTAATTTTGTATTGCATACATTTTTCTAGCTAAGGCCAGCAGGTAGCTAGAATTAGAGATTCACATGTCAAGGCAATAAACAAAGTGAATTATACATCTTTGCAAAAAAGAAAGGGATGGTCAGATAATACTTAATGCAAATTATTCAAGCAACCATGAATGCAATTTGCTAGTAGCTACACATCGCAAGATGACGGCCACATGTTAAGTATTCGTACCAAATTAAAAAAGTCAGGGAACAATAATTTCGGAAACTTGATGACCAACATTCTAAAGTATTTCAATTAAGAAAAGCCACACAACTTCCATGACTACTGAACATCAGCAGCAAAATTCTGACATCGATTATATTTTTATTGCCACAAACTATATTTTTTACCGACATAAAATGAATTGTGCTTTGAGAATGGGAATTGAGCACTGATACCCCTGCACGATCAATGATGTAACTATACAAATGGAAAGTGTAAACTTGTAAAAAATATTCCAGCATGCAGAATGTCATTAGTAGATATATGCAACTATGCAAGTAATTAAGGGGTAAAAATTTGGGAATATGAAGCTACCTGATATGGCAGAATTCTTAAAACCCCACTGTTAACATGGTTTGTAAGAGGTGGATGCATTGGATGCCCAAAAGTGTGCTCAGAATTGAATGGGAGAGACAGCATTCTTGGATCTAAAGGAAGGCCTGCGGCAGAAGGATTTAAACCATGCACCACATTGTTACCAAGGAACTGTTGATGGGATACTTGTATTTGAGGTACTTGCATTTGCATACTATGCAAAGGATTCTGGGAGAAATGAGGTAGAGGCCCCTGAACAATTCCATTCGGCATGTCTGTGGTTCCTGATGAACAATAAGGCTTGTTAAAATCAAGTGTTGCCAAGTACATCACTAAAGCTCACACTCAAGATTTCCATTTAATGGCCAGTCAGTCCATGATAGCAGAAATTTATTGCTAAACATACTAGCAAAgctaataaaaataataatatactaTGTCAAATATGAAAAACCGCAAATCATGAAATGGTCCCTTAATTCATAATTCAGGAAAACATCAGATCAATTCAGAAGGTTTACTAACCTGGAGGATTGGCCAATAAATTACTATATCCCCACTGTGGTACTCCATGAGCAACACCATTTGCAGCCTGTGGAATCCATGTATTGCACTGGCCCATGTGACAGGTTGGAAACACGTAGTTACCATGGGGTACCAACTCTGGTCGAGTAGCCATTGAACTGAAACTGCTAGGAACATCTGTAGAAGGTCCTTCTAAAAATGGCCAACCATTGCTACTGTGGAACTCTGGTGGGTTTGAAGCTGCAGAGTTAGGTAAACAATTTGATTGAAATGAAGCATTCCATGGCCCACGTGCAGGATTCTGAGGCACATGAGCAGATGAACTCGAACCTGCAAATCCATGAAGAAAATGATGGTTACCAGCCACAACTGCATTTTTCCTTTTGATGAATCCACTACCCGTGTCACCAAAATTGACACTGCTGCTACTCTCATCAATATTTCCTGTGGGAACTTGATGATATAAAGATGGTGGTAGCACATTGCCCAGTCCAAAGCTTTGAGTCTGAGGAATATATATGTTAACAGCTGTTGTTGCCATTCCGGGGTTATGCATAGCAGTTGGGAAGACAAAACTTGATGTAACACCAACATGTGGGCATGAATTATGAACATGCTGGAGCTCATGATTCCGCAGATCACAGATACCAACATTAGCAGTATTTCCTGGAACTCCGGCAGCAACTTGCACACCCAGGTTGGATGAATCAATTCCAGGGCCTCCATAATAGGAACTTTCTGATTGAACTTGGACATGTCCTTGTTCCCATCCAGGATTAATCGACTGATGTGTCCAGACCATATTTCTATGTGACATGATGTCAAATTTCCTTAAGGAGAATTATAGCAAGTTTGATCAGT containing:
- the LOC120664635 gene encoding probable E3 ubiquitin-protein ligase ZFP1 isoform X2, producing the protein MSHRNMVWTHQSINPGWEQGHVQVQSESSYYGGPGIDSSNLGVQVAAGVPGNTANVGICDLRNHELQHVHNSCPHVGVTSSFVFPTAMHNPGMATTAVNIYIPQTQSFGLGNVLPPSLYHQVPTGNIDESSSSVNFGDTGSGFIKRKNAVVAGNHHFLHGFAASNPPEFHSSNGWPFLEGPSTDVPSSFSSMATRPELVPHGNYVFPTCHMGQCNTWIPQAANGVAHGVPQWGYSNLLANPPGTTDMPNGIVQGPLPHFSQNPLHSMQMQVPQIQVSHQQFLGNNVVHGLNPSAAGLPLDPRMLSLPFNSEHTFGHPMHPPLTNHVNSGVLRILPYQNATMLDRSRIHEAGHVIDEHRELRLDVDNMTYEELVALEEQIGNVNTGLTESYIQENLRSTFYVPGAAGVCDQFSEPSLENDACIICQEEYEAEELIGTLECGHKYHATCIKQWLVMKNLCPICKTTALSSDSRNG
- the LOC120664636 gene encoding ras-related protein RABA1f-like; the protein is MAYRAEDDYDYLFKVVLIGDSGVGKSNLLSRFTRNEFSLESKSTIGVEFATRSIHVEDKVVKAQIWDTAGQERYRAITSAYYRGAVGALVVYDVTRHVTFENVERWMRELKDHTDANIVIMLVGNKADLRHLRAVSTEDAKAFAERENAFFMETSALEAMNVEDAFTEVLTQIYRVVSKKALDIGDDPAAPPKGQTINVGGKDDVSAVKKSACCSS
- the LOC120664635 gene encoding probable E3 ubiquitin-protein ligase ZFP1 isoform X1, whose amino-acid sequence is MSHRNMVWTHQSINPGWEQGHVQVQSESSYYGGPGIDSSNLGVQVAAGVPGNTANVGICDLRNHELQHVHNSCPHVGVTSSFVFPTAMHNPGMATTAVNIYIPQTQSFGLGNVLPPSLYHQVPTGNIDESSSSVNFGDTGSGFIKRKNAVVAGNHHFLHGFAGSSSSAHVPQNPARGPWNASFQSNCLPNSAASNPPEFHSSNGWPFLEGPSTDVPSSFSSMATRPELVPHGNYVFPTCHMGQCNTWIPQAANGVAHGVPQWGYSNLLANPPGTTDMPNGIVQGPLPHFSQNPLHSMQMQVPQIQVSHQQFLGNNVVHGLNPSAAGLPLDPRMLSLPFNSEHTFGHPMHPPLTNHVNSGVLRILPYQNATMLDRSRIHEAGHVIDEHRELRLDVDNMTYEELVALEEQIGNVNTGLTESYIQENLRSTFYVPGAAGVCDQFSEPSLENDACIICQEEYEAEELIGTLECGHKYHATCIKQWLVMKNLCPICKTTALSSDSRNG
- the LOC120664637 gene encoding protein MAIN-LIKE 1-like; the encoded protein is MAPTLQDVAMMLGLPITGDAVGPSVVPSTWLEDLEERFAGVATTIDPEDFNEHPQSKGPSKSWLLQFQPDLLAAHADDYSVTRSLKAYLLWLFGYILFNNSHGHCVDRVLLPYAQEIADADEDVIPLYSWDSAALACTYRGLYKASRQNDMNAVLTGCPILLQLWSYERIAIGRPMIDQSPYTPDMYGDMEDDRPTMGTLWYSRQVWTR